A part of Streptomyces sp. DSM 40750 genomic DNA contains:
- a CDS encoding NAD(P)/FAD-dependent oxidoreductase, with product MLDGEVIVIGGGYGGIRLAKQLDEVARVTLVDRKEVFFHRIASLRAGVHEAWTTTPFIPYDRLLRNGRVVVGKAIDIDTGERQVKLATGERLPYDVVVIATGADYPEPARFLGTTTEEAAKTFAAHQESVAAAEHVLIVGGGPGGVELAAEIRLARPDARVTLAHAGPTLLNSTGSKRAGRRALTWLESHDVEVRLDSFISPGADYGTYRDGRGNLIEADLSFWATGTTPNTLWLRLAGHGDWLNAAGQIKVDRTLRVDGRLDVFAVGDVNDVTELKISPVAIAQADIAAHNIRTYLGSSGKHRKEPRLYRPIQRTPLIVPLGPADGITLIPVPGGEIAVLGARTSTLAKAKTLMTPYIRKQLGYSA from the coding sequence GTGCTTGACGGCGAAGTAATCGTGATCGGCGGCGGATACGGGGGCATTCGCCTCGCCAAACAGCTGGACGAGGTCGCACGGGTCACCCTCGTGGACCGCAAAGAAGTCTTCTTCCACCGCATCGCCTCGCTCCGTGCCGGTGTGCACGAGGCATGGACGACGACGCCCTTCATCCCCTACGACCGGCTGCTGCGCAACGGCCGTGTGGTGGTGGGCAAGGCGATCGACATCGACACCGGTGAGCGGCAGGTGAAGCTCGCCACGGGCGAGCGGCTGCCGTACGACGTGGTGGTGATCGCGACCGGTGCGGACTACCCGGAGCCGGCCCGTTTCCTGGGCACGACCACCGAGGAGGCGGCCAAGACGTTCGCCGCGCACCAGGAGAGCGTGGCGGCAGCCGAGCACGTGCTGATCGTCGGCGGCGGGCCGGGCGGTGTGGAGCTGGCCGCCGAGATCCGGCTGGCCCGGCCGGACGCCCGGGTCACGCTCGCGCACGCCGGGCCGACGCTGCTCAACTCCACGGGCAGCAAGCGGGCCGGGCGGCGGGCCCTGACCTGGCTGGAGTCCCATGACGTGGAGGTGCGTCTGGACTCGTTCATCTCCCCCGGGGCCGACTACGGCACCTACCGGGACGGCCGGGGCAACCTCATCGAGGCCGACCTCTCCTTCTGGGCCACCGGCACCACGCCGAACACGCTCTGGCTGCGGCTGGCCGGGCACGGGGATTGGCTGAACGCCGCCGGGCAGATCAAGGTCGACCGGACACTGCGGGTCGACGGGCGGCTCGACGTGTTCGCGGTCGGTGACGTGAACGACGTCACCGAGCTGAAGATCTCTCCCGTCGCGATCGCCCAGGCGGACATCGCCGCCCACAACATCCGCACCTATCTGGGGAGTTCGGGCAAACACCGCAAGGAACCGCGCCTCTACCGGCCGATCCAGCGGACCCCGCTGATCGTGCCCCTCGGCCCGGCCGACGGAATCACCCTGATCCCCGTGCCGGGCGGCGAGATCGCCGTGCTCGGCGCCCGCACCTCCACGCTCGCGAAGGCCAAGACGCTGATGACGCCGTACATACGGAAGCAGCTCGGTTACTCCGCCTGA
- a CDS encoding catechol 2,3-dioxygenase: MTPPLGDIAHLGHVELLTPDLDRSLWFFTEILGLTENGRSGGSVHLRTWDDYEHHSLTLTAHPTNGIRRTALRASSEEALRRRVKELENTGRAGRWVEDEPGIGPLYVTTDPDGHEVALYWESEWYEAPADLRPGLKNQPQAKPGHGVGVRRLDHVNFLASDVGANAAFTREVLGARPTEQIVLDTGKVAAQWLTFTNKSYDVVYTEDWTGSRGRLHHIAFATDTREDILRAADLCLDQSVFIETGPHKHAIQQTFFLYVYEPGGNRVELCNPLTRLVLAPDWPLITWTQAERAKGQAWGLKTIESFHTHGTPPVD; encoded by the coding sequence ATGACCCCGCCGCTCGGCGACATCGCCCACCTCGGGCATGTCGAACTGCTCACCCCCGACCTCGACCGCAGCCTCTGGTTCTTCACCGAGATCCTGGGACTGACCGAGAACGGCCGCTCCGGCGGCTCGGTCCACCTGCGGACCTGGGACGACTACGAGCACCACAGCCTGACCCTCACCGCCCACCCCACCAACGGCATCCGCCGCACCGCCCTGCGCGCCTCCAGTGAGGAGGCCCTGCGACGCCGGGTCAAGGAGCTGGAGAACACCGGGCGCGCGGGCCGCTGGGTCGAGGACGAACCCGGCATCGGCCCGCTGTACGTCACCACCGATCCCGACGGCCACGAGGTCGCCCTGTACTGGGAGAGCGAGTGGTACGAGGCCCCGGCCGACCTCAGGCCGGGCCTGAAGAACCAGCCCCAGGCCAAGCCCGGCCACGGTGTGGGCGTACGCCGCCTCGACCATGTCAACTTCCTCGCCTCCGACGTCGGGGCGAACGCCGCCTTCACCCGCGAGGTCCTCGGCGCCCGCCCCACCGAACAGATCGTCCTCGACACCGGGAAGGTCGCCGCCCAGTGGCTGACCTTCACCAACAAGTCGTACGACGTCGTCTACACCGAGGACTGGACCGGCTCGCGCGGCCGTCTGCACCACATCGCGTTCGCCACCGACACCCGCGAGGACATCCTGCGGGCCGCCGATCTCTGCCTCGACCAGAGCGTGTTCATCGAGACGGGCCCGCACAAGCACGCCATCCAGCAGACGTTCTTCCTCTACGTCTACGAACCGGGCGGCAACCGCGTCGAACTGTGCAACCCGCTCACCCGGCTGGTGCTGGCCCCCGACTGGCCGCTCATCACCTGGACCCAGGCGGAGCGCGCCAAGGGCCAGGCGTGGGGTCTGAAGACCATCGAGTCGTTCCATACGCACGGCACCCCGCCGGTCGACTGA
- a CDS encoding 4-oxalomesaconate tautomerase, with amino-acid sequence MLLRGGTSKGAYFLAEDLPADPAARDDLLLRVMGSPDPRQIDGLGGAHPLTSKVAVVSASADPEADIDYLFLQVGVEKPEVSHRQNCGNLLAGVGPFAVERGLVTAGEPETSVRIRMLNSGDLAVAGFPTPGGRIAVTGDAEISGVPGTAAPVVIEFPRRGSPLLPTGNARDVVAGMEVTCVDNGMPTVLIPATALEVTGYEAPKDLEEDPALAGRLREIRLAAGRLMGLGDVEHTTVPKLSLLAPPRNGGAVTTRTFIPVRCHTSIGVLGAASVAAGLRVAGGVGEGIAQLPATGDRLRIEHPTGFLDIESGVTYGPDGSPSVSRTAVVRTARKIFDGTVFPRPADPSSRS; translated from the coding sequence ATGCTGTTGCGCGGCGGCACCTCCAAGGGCGCCTACTTCCTCGCCGAGGACCTGCCCGCCGACCCGGCGGCCCGGGACGACCTGCTGCTGCGCGTCATGGGCAGCCCCGACCCGCGCCAGATCGACGGCCTGGGCGGGGCCCACCCCCTGACCAGCAAGGTCGCCGTGGTGTCGGCCTCGGCCGACCCCGAGGCCGACATCGACTATCTGTTCCTCCAAGTGGGCGTCGAAAAGCCCGAGGTGAGCCACCGTCAGAACTGCGGCAACCTGCTCGCCGGGGTCGGCCCGTTCGCCGTCGAGCGCGGACTGGTGACCGCCGGCGAGCCGGAGACCTCCGTACGCATCCGCATGCTCAACTCCGGTGACCTCGCCGTCGCCGGCTTCCCCACCCCCGGCGGCCGGATCGCGGTCACCGGGGACGCCGAGATCTCCGGGGTGCCGGGGACGGCCGCGCCCGTGGTGATCGAGTTCCCGAGGCGCGGCAGCCCGCTGCTGCCCACCGGCAACGCCCGTGATGTCGTCGCCGGCATGGAGGTCACCTGCGTGGACAACGGCATGCCGACCGTCCTGATCCCCGCCACCGCCCTCGAGGTCACCGGCTACGAGGCACCCAAGGATCTGGAGGAGGACCCGGCCCTCGCCGGCCGGCTGCGGGAGATCAGGCTGGCGGCGGGCCGGTTGATGGGCCTCGGCGATGTCGAGCACACCACCGTGCCCAAGCTCAGCCTGCTCGCGCCGCCCCGGAACGGCGGCGCGGTCACCACCCGCACCTTCATACCGGTGCGCTGCCACACCTCCATCGGCGTGCTGGGCGCCGCGAGCGTGGCGGCCGGGCTGCGCGTCGCCGGGGGAGTGGGCGAAGGAATAGCCCAACTCCCCGCCACCGGTGACCGATTGCGCATCGAGCACCCCACCGGCTTCCTCGACATCGAGAGCGGTGTGACGTACGGCCCCGACGGCAGCCCCTCGGTGAGCCGCACCGCCGTCGTCCGTACCGCCCGCAAGATCTTCGACGGCACGGTCTTCCCCCGGCCGGCCGACCCCTCTTCCCGTTCCTAA
- a CDS encoding phosphatase domain-containing protein: MTDNDRPLAVFDLDNTLADTAHRQRFLEVKPRDWDGFFAAAPQDPPLAEGIALARESAEDCEVMYLTGRPERCRRDTVDWLAAHGLPEGRIWMRRDNDRRPARRTKLEILRRLARAREIRVLVDDDELVCEDAERAGFTVVRARWAAASAALKVAQEREGRT, from the coding sequence GTGACCGACAACGACCGGCCCCTCGCCGTATTCGACCTGGACAACACCCTCGCCGACACCGCGCACCGGCAACGGTTCCTGGAGGTGAAGCCGCGCGACTGGGACGGGTTCTTCGCCGCAGCCCCGCAGGACCCGCCGCTCGCCGAGGGCATCGCGCTGGCGCGGGAGAGCGCCGAGGACTGCGAGGTCATGTATCTGACCGGGCGACCCGAGCGGTGCCGCCGCGACACCGTCGACTGGCTCGCCGCCCATGGCCTGCCCGAGGGGCGGATCTGGATGCGCCGCGACAACGACCGCAGGCCCGCCCGCCGCACCAAACTGGAGATCCTCCGCCGACTCGCCCGCGCCCGCGAGATCCGCGTCCTCGTCGACGACGACGAACTGGTCTGCGAGGACGCGGAGCGGGCGGGCTTCACGGTCGTACGGGCGCGCTGGGCCGCCGCCTCCGCCGCGCTGAAGGTGGCGCAGGAGCGGGAAGGGCGGACCTGA
- a CDS encoding MarR family winged helix-turn-helix transcriptional regulator gives MSPSPLPSDPASPEVIEIERALTRITYLSTRARAHERLMSLAGVPLDRAAVALLRQIADSEPLRPGELANRLGVEASHVTRQVQQLQKSGYVTRVPDPDDRRAQRIELTSVGQEAIGRIREAGVRGMQMALSDWSPEELQQLAGLFHRMVDDFLAHANDLVEQEPTGSVQAG, from the coding sequence ATGTCCCCATCACCGCTACCCTCCGACCCCGCCTCCCCGGAAGTGATCGAGATCGAGCGAGCCCTCACTCGCATCACCTACCTCAGCACCCGGGCCCGGGCGCACGAGCGCCTGATGAGCCTGGCGGGCGTACCGCTGGACCGTGCCGCCGTCGCCCTGCTGCGGCAGATCGCCGACTCCGAGCCGCTGCGCCCGGGGGAGCTGGCCAACCGACTCGGCGTCGAGGCCTCCCATGTCACCCGCCAGGTCCAGCAGCTCCAGAAGTCCGGCTACGTCACCCGCGTACCCGACCCGGACGACCGCCGCGCCCAGCGCATCGAGCTGACCTCCGTCGGTCAGGAGGCCATCGGCCGTATCCGCGAAGCGGGTGTCCGTGGGATGCAGATGGCGCTGTCCGACTGGTCGCCCGAGGAGCTCCAGCAGCTCGCCGGGCTCTTCCACCGGATGGTGGACGACTTCCTCGCCCACGCCAACGACCTCGTGGAGCAGGAGCCCACGGGCTCGGTCCAGGCCGGCTGA
- the egtC gene encoding ergothioneine biosynthesis protein EgtC: protein MCRHIAFLGPESPLGRVLVDPPHSLFRQSWAPRRQRYGTVNADGFGVGWYAEGDAVPGRYRRSGPIWGDLSFTDLARVVRTGALLAAVRDATVPGADNEAAAAPYAAGPWLFSHNGAVAGWPRSLAPLAAELPAVEVLSMEARNDSALVWALVLNRLRAGDDESQALADTVLEVARAAPGSRLNLLLTNGDTIAATAWGDTLWYLAEPGRSTVVASEPYDDDPHWVEVPDRTLLAASRTDVLLTPLKELEEHTRPHDDDTAPVPPKEPSA, encoded by the coding sequence ATGTGTCGTCATATCGCTTTCCTGGGCCCGGAGTCGCCGCTGGGCAGGGTCCTCGTGGACCCGCCGCACAGTCTGTTCCGGCAGTCGTGGGCGCCCCGGCGGCAGCGGTACGGGACGGTCAACGCCGATGGTTTCGGGGTCGGTTGGTACGCCGAGGGGGACGCGGTGCCGGGGCGGTACCGGCGTTCCGGGCCCATCTGGGGCGACCTGTCCTTCACGGACCTCGCCCGGGTGGTCCGTACGGGGGCGCTGCTCGCCGCCGTGCGGGACGCCACGGTGCCGGGGGCGGACAACGAGGCCGCTGCGGCGCCGTACGCCGCCGGGCCCTGGCTGTTCAGCCACAACGGGGCGGTCGCCGGGTGGCCCCGGTCCCTGGCGCCGCTCGCCGCCGAACTGCCCGCCGTCGAGGTGCTGTCGATGGAGGCCCGCAACGACTCCGCGCTCGTGTGGGCCCTGGTCCTGAACCGGCTGCGCGCCGGCGACGATGAGAGCCAGGCGCTGGCCGACACGGTTCTGGAGGTCGCCCGGGCGGCCCCCGGGTCCCGGCTCAACCTGCTGCTCACCAACGGCGACACCATCGCCGCGACAGCCTGGGGCGACACCCTCTGGTATCTCGCCGAGCCCGGCCGCAGCACGGTCGTGGCGTCCGAGCCGTACGACGACGATCCCCACTGGGTGGAGGTGCCCGACCGGACGCTGCTCGCGGCGAGCCGTACGGACGTCCTGCTCACCCCGCTCAAGGAGCTGGAGGAACACACCCGCCCGCACGACGACGACACGGCCCCCGTACCGCCGAAGGAGCCTTCTGCGTGA
- a CDS encoding alpha/beta hydrolase has translation MSFLARPAVAAFAATAMQRLQALANRRASGRGSTASWLARLPEYVCTTRELTVPTAFGPARAVLYLPADAEGAPPPVHVNFHGGGYVMPQIELDDPLCRCIAVEAGVAVLNVDYVVAPQHPFPAPPRQAYEVVKWAAEHGGEHGWDGGRLSVGGQSAGGGLAAAAARQALEEGGPSIALQVLHYPPLDLATGARDKRAAIAKPMLRPWMADVFDSAYIPDPKQRADRLASPAHPSDTADLKGIAPAFVVTAEYDLLKAEGVAYADRLRTAGSLVGHHDVAGADHGYDSTDEDKAREVYPVIAEQVRRAFDKGAVQGGRP, from the coding sequence ATGTCCTTTCTCGCCCGCCCGGCGGTGGCCGCCTTCGCGGCCACGGCGATGCAGCGCCTCCAAGCGCTGGCGAACCGGCGAGCCAGTGGACGCGGTTCCACCGCCTCCTGGCTCGCCCGTCTCCCCGAATACGTCTGCACCACCCGCGAGTTGACCGTCCCCACCGCCTTCGGCCCGGCCCGCGCCGTGCTGTATCTGCCCGCCGACGCCGAGGGCGCTCCCCCGCCGGTCCACGTCAACTTCCACGGCGGCGGCTACGTCATGCCGCAGATCGAGCTGGACGACCCCCTGTGCCGGTGCATAGCGGTGGAGGCGGGTGTGGCCGTGCTCAACGTGGACTACGTGGTCGCTCCGCAGCACCCCTTCCCCGCCCCGCCCCGCCAGGCCTACGAGGTCGTCAAGTGGGCCGCCGAGCACGGGGGCGAGCACGGCTGGGACGGCGGCCGGCTCTCGGTGGGCGGTCAGAGCGCCGGCGGCGGACTCGCGGCCGCGGCGGCGCGCCAGGCCCTGGAGGAGGGCGGCCCCTCGATCGCCCTCCAGGTCCTGCACTACCCGCCGCTCGACCTCGCCACCGGCGCCCGCGACAAGCGGGCCGCCATCGCCAAGCCGATGCTGCGCCCGTGGATGGCGGACGTCTTCGACAGCGCGTACATCCCCGACCCGAAGCAGCGCGCCGACCGCCTCGCCTCGCCCGCGCACCCCTCGGACACCGCCGACCTCAAGGGCATCGCCCCGGCCTTCGTCGTCACCGCCGAGTACGACCTCCTCAAGGCGGAGGGCGTGGCCTACGCCGACCGGCTCCGCACGGCCGGCTCGCTGGTCGGCCACCACGATGTCGCCGGGGCCGACCACGGCTACGACAGCACGGACGAGGACAAGGCTCGCGAGGTGTACCCGGTGATCGCGGAGCAGGTGCGGCGGGCGTTCGACAAGGGGGCGGTGCAGGGCGGCCGTCCGTGA
- a CDS encoding dodecin — MSDHTYRVTEIVGSSGESVDHAVRNGIARAAQTLRHLDWFEVTQVRGHIENGQIAHYQVGMKVGFRLEDGD; from the coding sequence ATGTCCGACCACACCTACCGAGTCACCGAGATCGTCGGCAGTTCGGGCGAGAGCGTCGACCACGCCGTCCGCAACGGCATCGCCCGCGCCGCCCAGACGCTGCGCCACCTGGACTGGTTCGAGGTGACGCAGGTCCGGGGGCACATCGAGAACGGGCAGATCGCGCACTACCAGGTCGGCATGAAGGTCGGCTTCCGGCTGGAGGACGGCGACTGA
- the egtD gene encoding L-histidine N(alpha)-methyltransferase, with product MSPFLLTRTLPEDATDAALRADVLNGLTHTPKTLPPKWFYDVRGSELFEKITELPEYYPTRAEREILVDRAGEIAAASGARTLVELGSGSSDKTRHLLDAMPHLHTYVPVDVSESALRQAGEALIAERPGLNVHALIADFTAGLELPETPGPRLVAFLGGTIGNLLPVERAAFLGAVRALLAPGDALLLGTDLVKDEAVLVAAYDDAAGVTAEFNKNVLNVVDRELGADFDPDAFDHVALWDAECEWIEMRLRSRTAQTVKIPALDLAVDFGAGEELRTEVSAKFRREGVGAELAATGLELSHWWTDGEGRFALSLSRVA from the coding sequence GTGAGCCCGTTCCTCCTCACCCGCACCCTCCCCGAGGACGCCACCGACGCGGCTCTGCGCGCCGACGTCCTGAACGGTCTGACCCACACCCCGAAGACGCTGCCGCCGAAGTGGTTCTACGACGTCCGCGGCAGTGAACTGTTCGAGAAGATCACCGAGTTGCCCGAGTACTACCCGACCCGCGCCGAGCGCGAGATCCTCGTCGACCGGGCGGGCGAGATCGCCGCGGCGAGCGGTGCGCGGACCCTGGTGGAGCTGGGTTCCGGCTCCTCCGACAAGACCCGGCACCTGCTGGACGCGATGCCCCACCTGCACACCTACGTGCCGGTCGACGTCAGCGAGAGCGCGTTGCGGCAGGCGGGTGAGGCGCTGATCGCCGAGCGGCCGGGGCTGAACGTGCACGCCCTGATCGCCGACTTCACCGCCGGGCTGGAACTGCCCGAGACGCCGGGGCCGCGCCTGGTGGCGTTCCTCGGCGGCACGATCGGCAATCTGCTGCCCGTGGAGCGGGCCGCGTTCCTGGGCGCCGTCCGCGCGCTGCTGGCGCCCGGTGACGCGCTGCTGCTGGGCACGGACCTGGTCAAGGACGAGGCGGTGCTGGTCGCGGCGTACGACGACGCGGCCGGGGTGACGGCCGAGTTCAACAAGAACGTGCTGAACGTGGTCGACCGGGAGCTGGGGGCGGACTTCGACCCCGACGCCTTCGACCATGTGGCCCTCTGGGACGCCGAGTGCGAGTGGATCGAGATGCGGCTGCGGTCCCGTACGGCCCAGACCGTGAAGATCCCCGCGCTGGACCTAGCGGTCGATTTCGGGGCCGGTGAGGAGCTGCGGACCGAGGTGTCCGCGAAGTTCCGGAGGGAGGGCGTGGGGGCCGAACTTGCCGCCACCGGGCTGGAGTTGTCCCACTGGTGGACGGACGGGGAGGGCCGGTTCGCGCTGTCGTTGAGCAGAGTGGCGTGA